Within the Setaria viridis chromosome 3, Setaria_viridis_v4.0, whole genome shotgun sequence genome, the region TGTCTATATATGATTTGTGGGGCAGTGGTTTTATTTTCTGCTTCTATGCTTATATATATTCTAGTCGATTTGGGGAAGGCTTCTTCATCACATCGTAAATTGACCTTCACATAACTCAATTGGGAGATAATTCATCAATTTTTAACTATCTCTTTCCATTATATTTCTCGCTTTTTAAAAAGATATAGCAATAATAGGATGACAATAAGGTATTAGTAATTATCTCCCCCCAATTTCTTCTTTTTAACAGCATGGAGAGAATCCTTGACCGATAGGAGAGGTATTTGCTATGTGAAGGTGGGGATGTGATGGAAGACCACCCTGAAGAAATGCAGGTATATATGAATGAATTTAAGCTGGAATCTGGGATCAGATTTGTGAAAACTTTGTGCCCTTGCTTGTTCTTACTAATCACACTTCATTTACAATTTCCAGGGCAACATGAGCTATGACCACATCAAGTTGAGGTCCAGAATTGAAGCTCTACAGAAGAGCCAAAGGTAATTAACAATGCGAGCTGCAAACAATTACTGACCAAATAAAACAACTGTTAAACAGATCAAGCTTGATTTGGCTGCATCAAATTAACCAAACAGCCTCTGGAAGATGCATGTGCACTTGCCGGACAAACTCCTGTTCACCCGATCGGCATGTCTCATTGCATATAGAGCTCTGATACATGAAACACAAATAGGGCCCTTATCTGCTGACACTTGTCATATGCATGCTATCCAATGGCTCAGGAATCTCATGGGGGAGCAACTTGAGTCCCTTACATTCAGAGAGGTACAGCAGCTGGAGCACCAGATAGACAGCGCTCTGAGGAACATCAGATCCAGGAAGGTACAGGTCACATGCAACGCTGAATGTACATGTCTTTTACCCACAACGTCAGTGCTCGcagtgacttttttttttgggtaccAACTTTATTTCAGGACCACGTCCTGCTCAGCTCGATCGAGGAGCTCCGAAAGAAGGCAAGTGCCAAATAAAGCAATTATACCTTTTCATCTTTTAGGAAAAAACATTTTTATTCAACATGTGAAATGCTATTCGGCTTTCATTCTTCTAATTCTTGAATGTTTTTGTTAGTCCTTTGTCTTCTGTTTTTTGGTGAGATGTGAAAGTAATCAGAAGTGTTCCGTTCTTGCAGGAAAGGTTTTTGGTGGAACAAAATAGTCTTCTTCAGAAGGTAAATCTTCTTATTTTCACCTATGGAACACTAAGCATCCCTGCCTCCTGAGTAGTGCAGCACTTAGTTTTCAGGACTCTTTTATGAAATGCAAGCTAATCTGTTTTTACGTAAAGGCAAGCTAATCTCTGTCATAAGTGATGCATTCTAATCTCTGTCTAATATCTGACACGTTTTTGGAACATGGAAGTTGTACGTCTTTGAAGTAATTCATATATAGATGACTTGTCATTAATTACCTCACAAGGCATTGTTCGTAGAGTTTCAGCTCAGTAGCAGCTGATCTGACCTGTAACCTGGTGTGTGCTTCTGTGTTCATATGAGAAGGAAAAGGCTGCATTGGATCCATCCCTGCACGCCAAGGACAGCCCAGCTTCCTCTACTGCAGCAGAAGCAGCCGTTCCCAACCTGAACATCTGGTGAGCAACTCAACATATCCATGGGAGTCGGATGCTTGGCACGTTCTTTCTTTCAGTTATTTCaactggaaaaagaaaagaaaaaaattctgaaaactGGCCGGTATAAACCGCAGTGCTGGCGACTCCGACGAGCCAggaccgccggcggcgccacccgGAACGGCGACCGGCGGTTTGCCGTGGTGGATGCTACGGCCCCCGGCCGTCGGCCAGCGGCTAGAGGAGCACTGAACTTCTGGTGCTCTGCAGGTTGTTAGATGTCAATCTTTTCCCCTTGTAGTTTCTGAACATCTGGCATGTAGTTTGTTGTTTAAAGTTTGTGGTGGCAAGCtccagcttgtgcctcttgttTGATGTGGTTTCTGTAACACATGCTGATGTCCTTCATGTGACCATGCCATGTCATGTCAGCAGCTGTTGTTGTTTTTCCCGAGCTTGCTCTGAAGAACCAGGCCCAGAGAGGGTCCAGGATGCCTTTTGGTATGTGGGCTTAAATTTGGGTGCGTATGGGCCGGGCCAGCCTTGGTTGAATTCGAGCTGGGCTATCTGGGCCAGGGAGCTATCTGGGCTGTCTGGCTTCCCTACTGGAAGTCCTCCTGCTGCATGCGCCATGGCTATGTTTTGCATGTTGGGCTATGTTCAACTATCAGCTTGCAGTTAGATTATGGTGGGCCGCCCCCTTTCATGCATGCTCCGAAAAAAAAAAACCGGAtttcctatccatcttccggaagaaAGTTCCACTTTACGATTCGCAAACAACCAGTCGGACGAAACAAATGCGGGTGTGTTAGGAGAGGCAGAGGCTGGCCGGCTGGCTAATCAGCAGTTCAGAGCACGTGCAGGACGCTACACCCTACAGGTTGGTCTATGCCAGCCTGGCAGGCTATCGCCGGCGGTAGGAACTTTTGATTTCCAAATTTTCAAACATGATTTTCTCCGTAATGGTGCATCCAATTCAATTCCGTTTGAACCATGATATTCTTTATAATTTATCCAATTTTAATTTCGTTTGAACCATGATATTCTTTAGAATTTTTTCAACAAAATGAGATCCAATATAactatattattttttatcttttttaaatatcaacattttgaatatgTTGGTTCAACATTTTTGTTATACTACTTCAACAATTTAGGTATACTATTGCAACATTGCCatataaatgttgaactagttgaTTCAAAATATTGAATTAGATTTGaagaaatgttgaactagttgaTTCAAAATATTGAATTAGATTTGaagaaatgttgaactagttgaTTCAAAATGAAACCTAATTCGAAGAAATATCGAACTAGtttattcaaaatgttgaaccaGATTTAGATgattaaaaatgttgaaccagATTTGAAAAAATGTAGAACCAGTTGATTTAAAGAAACGTTAAACTAGttgattcaaaatgttgaaacaagTTTTgagaaaatgttgaactagttgattcaaaatgttgaatcagatttgaaaaaaaatgttgaactagttggTTCAAAGTTTTGAATCATATTTGGAAAAATGTTGGATCTAGTGTCACAAAACGTTAAATACGactcatattttatttttaaaaagaaaattaaatgtCATCAGATCAAGGTGAAAAAATACTACCATAGCCCGTGTTTACAGGGTcataaaatatatttatttcATGATTATGGGGGCTATTTGTTGCTTGCTAATGTGCTTTGCTGCATGGGGCTTAGCACGCACGATGCTGACAGGCAGCAAAAAGCAATAACCAGTACCGCACGCATTATTTTTGTGTCGTGGAAGTTTACGGGCCACTATGGGCCGGTTAGACATATAGACTGGGTTGCTGATGGATCAAAGATATATAAGCTAACTGTCTACCAGAAGATAgataggagaaaaaaaaaaaactgctgcccttcctcgcaaaaaaaaagaaagaaaatcagaATATAATTGTAAACGGAAAGATGCTCTCCTTTGGTCCTAGTTGTGACGTGGTGAGCTATATTATTATTGCTACCTTCGCTTGTCGGCACTCTACTCACTGAAATTATTTGCCAGACCTTGACCAAAATCGGTAGGCTGATGCTGACATTTGGCACGGTAGCAATAATGCGAGCAAACTATTGTTAAGATATTAGGAAACGTTCTAAAGAAGTCCATtatatcaaaatttcatgaataGAAAAAATGacttcaggaaaaaaaaatcctcttgGATATTctgtaaataaaaaaaaatcaaattcaaaagaaaattaaaCACGCATTCATGAATAAACTTTTAGAAAGACTTCTACTACATCATAATCATGCGAATGGAACCTTGGGGTTATATATGATGACATTTGCCTCCCTATTTCATGCTAAAGCTGCCATGATGTTGGAGTTCAAATACCAGCAGCTTCTAGTGGCACATCTGAGTCTTATATGAAAAAAGTGCCATCATGATGCGGCTACCTCAAGAAACTCAAGCAAACTTTTGTTGAAATGGTCAGTTCCCATCTTCACACAAacataaaagaaaaacaacactCCCTCTCACAACAATCACCTGTTCAGCACACACACGGTGCTGTCATGAGTGAACATACCCAGAGCTGAGAGCTGTGCTGGCCTTGTCGGTGACACAACACTTTATTTATTGCATATATTCATGGCCAATTTATAATCATGTATAGATGGCCATGATTCAGATAAGGACACACATTTGTCAAAACAAGCCTGCATTTTTGTCCACCAAATCGTGCTACAATGTCAGGCTTTATGGCCAAACAGCATGGTAGGATAAGATAGGGATTTGTAGCTTGGAATCCATGGGCCATGATGATTGATTGACAGAATGTCCAAAATTAACTATGCTCCCCTTCCTTGTTCGTCTTTCTTGGATCACACTACTGCCAATCAAGTGCAGTGATATGTCTGATCTAGGGATTACAAAAGAACTATCATCATAAATTAAAAGGAAAAGTCTGATTTTCACCCTCCAACTATAGCAGAAGTCTGATTTTCAACCCACAACTACAAAATCGGATAGGGAGAGCCATAAAACTGTCAAAACTGAGCAAATTTGGCCCTTTTAGTGGTTTTGagggtggttttgcattttctaaaatttttaaaaactTTAGgttttgaaatgaattagttatgatttttttattaaactaaaactttttaaatttctagaaaatgtaaaaccaccCTCGAAACCACCCAAAGGGTTAAATTTTCCCGGTTTTGACAGTTGAATGACCCTCTCTATCCGGTTTTGTAGTTGCAGGTTGAAAATCAGACTTATGCTGTAGTTGGAGGTTGAAAATCGAACTTTTCCCTAAATTAAACAGCAGATGTCTGAATTCTTGAAATTTAAATATTTTCTCATGATAACTCTGTTGTTTGTAATAAAATAAGATTAATTAAATTGCAGTTTGCACTGTCTGGGTTAGGACCTGAGATTGTTCACATTGCTTATTCTACAAGGGACTGAACTGTAAATTCAAAACTGAATTCAGCAGAAGTGTCTATGGTACTCTGGTTTCGAATTCATAAGTAGATGTCTCCTAAAATTACCCATCCTTGTAATCAGGAGTCAACCAGAAAGGTAAAAATCcaaagaagatgagatgaaaaGGCGCCAATGTAGGTGGGCAGGTGGCCGCCGGCCGACCTACGAAACCACCCCAGCGTGCATGGGACAAGAACAACTGCACAATCACCCTGTGCCTTTTTACGATTTTACCCCCACCCCTCCTGCGGGACCCACATGCCAGCCAGCACTAATTACTCTGCTTCAGTCCTCCAGTTCATCACACCACTGACCACTCTGCCCCTCGCTCTCTTCTGCTGCGGCACTCCACTCCTCTCCACCACTTCACTAGCTCGGGTCTCAAGCTGAACCACTTCAAGAAATAAACCCCTGCTGTGCTGCACGCACCCGCCATGGCCAGGCCGCTACGTTCCTTCTGCCTCCACCGGATCAggtccgccggcggcggcgccgcgtccaccgccgcgccgccgtcgataTGTGGCGCCAATAAGGAGGTCAGTTccagcgacgacggcggcgacagcaAGTCGGTGAAGGACGAGGAGGTGAAGAAGGGCGGCAATGGCaacgaggccgccgccgtcgtcgtgggGAGGAAggtgatggtggcggcggacggcggcagcGAGGAGTCCCGGACGGCGCTGCAGTGGGCGCTGTCGCACGCCGTCCGGCCCTGCGACACGCTCGTCCTGCTCGAAGTcgtcaggggcggcggcggcaacggcaagAACCGTGCGTAAGCCTGCATATATCGTAACCAACTGACTCGCCGTGATTGCAAACTTAATTGCGTATTGCGAACTGAGGATCATCTCAAATCAGGACGCGATCCAAGAGGGTGTCAGCACCTGGAGGCCATGAGGAGCATCTGCCAGGCCAAAAGACCAGAGGTAACTGCAATCACACATGAAACATTCAGCTTTGCGCAATCGGTCATGCTAATCTTCTTTGTGTCGTTATAATTTTATCTTTTGTTGATGGAACTAGCTCCAAGTAGCACTTTACCAAGTAATTAAGATTGTGTAGACACTGAGATGACACATGAAGTAATTCAAATTGGTTGGTCTTCTTTGCTCTGTTCGTTCGAGTAAATTTCGTATCTAGGTGTACATCATTGAGAAATAGCATTGGCACAATCTATATAAACAAGCTACGTACGATGTAAGGGAACACTAATTGCATTGCAGCATCAATTTCCTCTCGGAACTACCAACTAATTGCAACATCAAGATTGGCGTTCATGTTGCCAATTAGCTAGAACTGCTATGCATTTAGTGCCACAGTGATGGTCTATAAAGAGGAGTCCTTGATCTGATGCCATCCATATAGCTCTTTGCTATACATGGTCCTCCTAAATAATTGACTTCTTTTTGGGCTGGTACAGCAAGTATCTGCTCAACACATCATCTCCTGTGCTGTTTGCCCTTTGGTGCAAGCCACAGAATCCAATGAATGTACATCAGAAGGATTCAATAATTGTTCAtcatattaaaaagaaaaaaatgattcaATAATTGTTCATCATATTAAAAAATAGATTTTATAACCTATAATCAGTAGCATGGTATCGACACTGTTGAGGCTGTTTGGAACGCAAGAATTTCATGGAGCCGACACAACTTGTCGTCAATGTTACCGTCAAATTCAACTCGGTGTTCCAAGCAATGCCTCAATGTTCACTTGTTCGTGCATTTCATGAAAAATGTCCCAAGGTGTCCCTTCCACTGCTGGAGTAATAACATCAAGTGACACACACAGGCCTCTGATCCGCTATCAACAACAAGCTGTAAAAACTCTTTGCCGACACCTTTTGTGATAGAGGAATAGGAGATAATCAGACAAAAACAGTTCCATGGCTAGTTAAATCTCGCGGGACAGCATGTCCTTGAAACAAGGCGTTCTGTATGAGACAGTAGCAAATTGAAAAAGAGGGCCCCGTTTACTGTCAGATCAAAGGGGAAAAAGATGCCAGGCAGCAGAGAGCTGCAATTGCAAGCAAAGATCACAACTGACAGCAGAGGGGTGGGGGGCTGGGGGCATGTGGCTGAGCATCATCAAAGGGTACCATGCATCATGTCCCCAGACAGGATCATGGCCCAACATTTCCTTCCAGCTTTGACTTTGATGCCTTGTGTTGAGAGCCCAAGCTGATGCAGAAGAGTTTCAAGACAAAAGCCTTACTTATGTTTGAACTAGTTTTCAAGTGAATTCTAGAAATAAAAAGTTTCAGTTCTGTTGGTACATTGTTTTCAAAAAGGTTTTATGCATACGGTGACTGATCTGTTGATTTTTGTTTTTAATTTTCGTAACACCAGGTGCGCGTGGAGGTTTCCGTGGCGGAAGGGAAGGACCGTGGCCCGGCGATCGTGGAGGCGGCGAGGAAGCTGGGCGTGTcgctcctcgtcgtcggccaGAAGAAGCGCTCCGTCACGTGGCGGCTGCTGTCGATGTGgatggccggcgcggcagccggAGCCGGTGGGAGCGCCGCCGACTACTGCGTGCAGCACGCGGCGTGCATGGCGCTGGCCGTCCGGCGGAagagccggcgaggcggcggctaCCTCATCACCACCAGGCGCCAGAGAGATTTCTGGCTCCTCGCCTGAGGTCATGACTAGGTGGTACAGATAAGGTTAATGTGCTGAAGATTATATAGATAGGGGAATAATGCTGTTTGGTGTTGGCTTAATTGCTTGGTTTGGCTTGTTGCTGCACTGCTGATCTAGAACTTACATGGGATTGGGGAAGGGAACATTGGACTCTTCATGGTTTGCATTTCGCAACAATGAATTGAAAGTTTATGGAATCAAGCAGCATATAAGTTGAGCAACAGTTGGATATATAGGCACCTTCTTCATGAACAGATTGCTAATGAACAGCTTGAGAATGGCATAAAACAAGTAGAATTTGCATGTTACATTATGAAAACCACAAATAATCTACCATCTAACAGGACGCTCCAAGTAAAATCTACATTATTTGACACTTTGACTTACGAAAACATAGTACATTCTACATTGCTGTCAGACTAAACTAACATCCCACAGAAAAATATCGACAAATTAAACATGATTTGCAGACGCCTCACAAGAACGGTAAATAAATAGGCAGGTGATTCACTAGCACCCCCAGCTAACCACGGTTGTGCCATAAGCAAGGTAAGGAGtgggtaaaaaaaaaggaacataaACAACACGACAGTGCAAATTGCATGGCCATAGCAGCAGTCAAACTGACGGGCGCTCTTCTGGAGTTATATACAGGTAAACACGACATCGCTCTAACCTCATGCTCCATTATACAAAACCTGAGACGTGAACATCATGCTGCTCCGGGCCCCAGGATCTAAGAAGACGGGGCAGATTCTAGGAGACGGTACATTGTGATCTCCTGCTGCTTGAAGTACCTCcgatcctcctcgtccacaAGGACCAGGTTCAGGTAGTACTTGACGCTGAATTTGTTGTTAATGTTGCGGTAAGTCGGGGTCAGCTCATAAGGCGTCAGGAACAGCCTCACTGGAATAGATTCACCTGCAAACACAATTCGATTAGCTATGCTGGGAAACACCACCAACATCCTTGAAAAATGCTATGGGCCTAGCTTCGATAGGATGGGATTCGGGTGGATCCTGGTTCCGTCCATGTCTCATTCAAGGATGGACCATGATTCAGTCCACTCCCAGCTCACCAAATGGTTTTCCTACATGGGCAAAGCAGGTAAGCAGGAACCACATCTGACCAGATTCAGGCTTCCAACCATAGGTGTCGATCTGAAGAAAAGGTGTCACTTTATGCATCATGATCCTTTTGCCATGATGAGCATCCATACAGCTAGTCCTAGTTCAAATGCAGACCAGACCAACTTCTATGGTTCGCGCAAAAAGACAAAAGGCATACAAGGGactgctagtttttttttattttaaaaaaagctAATTGAGCAGCTTGGAGTTATCAGTGGCCACGGCAATTTAGAATTCCCATGAGCACCAGCAGTTAACTCAAATGAACTGGGTTCTGTCAGTGTTTCACATAGGTTTAAAATTGCTAACAAGTTAATTCCTTAATGTTTAGGC harbors:
- the LOC117849670 gene encoding universal stress protein PHOS32, which encodes MARPLRSFCLHRIRSAGGGAASTAAPPSICGANKEVSSSDDGGDSKSVKDEEVKKGGNGNEAAAVVVGRKVMVAADGGSEESRTALQWALSHAVRPCDTLVLLEVVRGGGGNGKNRRDPRGCQHLEAMRSICQAKRPEVRVEVSVAEGKDRGPAIVEAARKLGVSLLVVGQKKRSVTWRLLSMWMAGAAAGAGGSAADYCVQHAACMALAVRRKSRRGGGYLITTRRQRDFWLLA